GGTACTGAACACCTCCTGGGGTACatcttttcagtgtttcaatCTGAGTGTCAAAGTGTTCCTTCAGCCTCTAACAGTGAGTCCTGTCCTGTTCAAACGTATTCCTTGCTGCTGGGGGGTCTGGAAATGGGATACTTTGGTGTAGACTTTTCTCTGGGGCACGATGCTGCCAGCATGGCACCTCCTACTACAGCCAGGAATGCTCCAGCCCAGGCAATGAAGATGGCCGAACCAAACTCATACCTTCAGAAAGAGAAGTTAAAGTAAGTCAAAAGGGTTAACAGATGCCAGCAGAGCTCAAGccaatataaaaaacaaacatgcgCTAGAAGAGTGGCTGgacacatgcaaatgtttggctacagaaggggaaggaggaagagctTAAAACTGGTATTTTTATCAAACCAACACATCCAACATGTTTGGAGACATTGTATTGTGCTAAAGGAGCTGTTTCCGCTTATCGTTAGGTGGCATACAGGTGAAGTTTTCATCTTAAATTCTCATGTACTTACTTGGTATTGACAGGGGTGAAAGGGTTGTAGAAGGCTTGGATGATGTCGTGAGCATACCAAGAGCAGGCAACAATGGCACACAAAGCTGTCGGAAAGTAGAAAAGATCATCACTGAAACTATTAAGtccaaagagaagaaaaaaaaaaaaaaagaatcaaacaaGATTAAATGGCTTCTTACATCCAATCAGGATGATGATGCCACCAGTCATGGCAATGCGGGACTTGCGCGTTTTGTCATCTCCTCCACAGTTGGTGCACTTCATTCCCATGCAGGCTACGCCCAGGCCAGCCAGCGTTACAATAATACTCACTATCATGAGGGCGCGGGTTGCCTGGAGGGCACCTGGAtaagaggacaggagagggtTAATCCATCAGTTAGTGACAAATAACACTTAATAGTCGGGTACATAGGGTCAAGGGTGCGGCGAGACTGGACAGGCTTTACCAGAGTAAAATAACAGTTAGTGGCATTTGAAATTAATCTCTACAGTGATTTAACTTCTATTAAAAGCAtcaacttgtgtttttgcttttctggGTTTAGAAGTCAACATCTGGGAAAAACCGGTGTGAACAAACACTATTCATGTACAACAGCGAGGCTTCTGTCTCACTGCCGCTCCCTATAACAACGAACAACAGAAACTGGCTCTAACCGGAAGCCTGAAGAAACTCTAGGGGGGGaagggggagtgtgtgtgtgggtttgtatGCGTGCAAGTCAGAAACAGGTCTAACCAGGTTTCAGGTTTCATTATAAAGGAAGACACTCCCAATTGCAGGTACTGCTTTTCAGCAGGTGGACATTTCGTAGCTTCAAACTATCATCCAAAAATACACAGGCCCTCTCTAAAATGTGaagaatgcaaaacttcaaGTTAAGAGGCAGAATCTAGTTGCCACACTATTCCCAGTTTTGCTATTAATTGTTCCAAAACTTCTCGTGTGTGTTAGTGAATTTGAGCAGGTATTTCTGAATAATGAGCCATTATTTGTGCACTTGCTCCATATCTAACCACAGCTTTAAATCACACAACCTTTATCAAAGTTGGTTTGTATTCATGTTTGAAGAGGCGATAAGATGCATTGTGCTACAGatatttaatcaaatgttttgataagttaagatagaaaataatgaagcaaaaaaaaaaaaaaaaaacatgagctaTTTGGAGGAAATGGACAGTTTTGTGAAGTTCTATAACTTCCAGCTGTAAGTGCATTGTAGTGAATATGAGtcaaacacacagggagggaCCTCTGTCCCAAACTTTACAGTGACATTCAGGCAGTTTATGCCTGAGGGCAGTCTATCAATCAGTTGAATTTGAAACATGGACAATGAAGAATCCAACTGTCATGCTACCATTGACCCATTTAGCCACTGCTAAAAGATAACAGATAAGAGTCATAAAGATACAGTACATGGActttcaaaaaggaaaaggaacaaCTTCTTCATTTAACTTCAGGAGTTCTTTTTTTGCTAATGGCTTACATGATTACCAATGAATAACCATtccattttaattaatttccctAAACCACCCACACTGCCACACACCATAGCCAGGAAGCAGGGCCTTTTGTAATAATTTAACCTGGTTATTATATAAGTGTTgtgataaaatgttaaaaataaactaaatgctGCATTTAACATTCTTTCCAGACTATGCATGAAAGATACAACACTTTTTGGGGCCAATAGCAATGAATGGTTTAGTGTTAATTAGGTGTAGGCCAAAGACAAAAGCAACTGTTGTGGGGCTGGCATTCAGGCATGTTGACTAAACAGTGGCTCATACAGGTGTTGTTTAACCTGTAACTACCTGTGCTGTGTAATGGAAGTACTACACAAACTGCACTGGCCAATGGCTATAGGATAAGCACCGCCTATGTGTAAAGACATTCTCACCTATCAAGTGGAAAAAGTGAATTTCAAACTTTAAGGCTTCCCTGGCAGTGAGCCATGGAGCTGCTGTGCTGCACAGTGCAGGTGAGGCCTCATGGTGTGATTTACGCTAAATAACTGGATTCTGAATGAATAAAAGGGCAGTTAATAAGTGACCAAACCGGTTAGCCCGAGCCACAGGACTCTGGTAACATCTAAGACTTGTAAAAGACAGCTCAGTCAGAAGTCATTGTAAAAGATGGccgacagaaaaaaaaaaaaaaaaaacgttactAGTTTCTATATTCCAACAGGTGCATGCCAGTGTTACACTATTTCTTGTTACACACTTACTACAGGTTTTTGTACAGGAGTTAGTTATATTAACTTTAAAACCAGTTTCATCAGATAACCTTCGAGTGGTAAAATACGCAGTGGGCCTTTGTGTGTTTAGACTTTTAGGTATTTATTAGGCCTACATAAATACGGGGGTAAGATACTCAAGAGAGCATTTAACATCTTTTCAAGGGCTTTCAAGCTATCAGGCCTATCCGTAATGTGgctgaaaaaaatgactttgttcCACATGACAAGACCTTCGACGACACATAGTGTGGTGGGTGACTTACTGTTGAGCTGCAGGATTGAGTCGTAGACTTTGCACTGGATCTGGCCTGTGCTCTGGAACGCACAGGACATCCAGAGTCCCTCGTACATGGCCACCGCTGTGATGATGTTGTCCCCAACATAGGCAGACATCTTCCACTGGGGCAAAATTGTGCCAATTATCAATCCAATTACACCCAAAAGGGCCAGGGCGAATCCCAAAATCTGCAGACCCGAGTTGGCCATTTCCACTTCTTCTTCAACGACTTGACGGCGAATCAACAACGACGACGTCCACCTGCTCTGAAGGTACGAACCCCCCCTCCGCTCCTCACAATCTGACGCTTTTAAGCTAGGTTTGCTTTGCTGCTGACAAAGTTGTTCGTCTGTTATTATATCTTTACGTATTCCTTATGTTTCTGAAAACAAGTTCGCAGACAACGGTGATGTTTCAATTAATAAAGTCTCTCGGTGGCTTTCCACGCACCTGTTCCTCAGCCGCACCTAGAATGGGTAGGGAGCAGCGGGAGCGAGCTTTTTTAGGCGGTTTCTGTCGCAGGTGGGCGGGGACGCGCACGCAGTTTCGACTCATCAGCCGTACCGGCAAACACCTGAAGTTTCATGATGTCAGTGTTTCCTGAAACAGACccctcatatatatatatatatatatatatatatatatatatatatatatatatatgaatagaCAGATAAAATAACAATTCATATTTGACGcagtaaacaaaccaaaacagactTGACGTTGTCTGTTGCTGAGATGTTCCCCTAACAAACAGATAACAACCTAcaaacatgtgacattttaataattacaaaaatatatggTGAATTTAATTTCGTATATGATGATTTAGCTTGTATAACTTCTAATATAAATGATGATACAGAAAAGCATCTGGAGTTAATATTTTAAATGGCAAGTTTATAATAAACCAAGAAATGTTCTTCAATGGCATGTTAGTTGAtaataccaaaataaaagtggaCACTTAAGAGCCAACATTAGTCATAATACTGTAAGTCTAACCACTGCGAGACACTTGGTAAGCAGAAAAACACTatcatattattttacatttataatacATTAGAATAATTGCACATCAGATATGGCTTCAATATGTAACAACACAGTACATACGGTGTATTGTAGGCTGATGTATTAGATCAGAAATGTAACTCTAGCCTCCTATAAGATGGAGAAGTTGAGTTCctacaaaaaagtatttaattattaaaaagtaattattGTTCACATATTTTCATGAATAGGTATCAAGAAGAGAGCCATCCATTATAGAGCCAAGACGTGAAGCCaatagatacagtatgtcaagTAAACAAAGGCAACTGCAGGCATAGCACTCTGTTGGCTTGACAATTTAAGCTTCGCATGAGTGCCAAAATTGGAAGTTGCATTAATGTGAAGGAGTATTGAGTGGAAAATTAAGTTCCATACAATTAAGATAATATTAATAAGACATTACACTGTGTAATGTGATCGCAAGCCATTTCACCATCTATTTTCAGGACTATGAATTGAGAAAGTTTCTGTAAGTAAGCTATTTGTTGTGCTCATTTGAATTGCTTAGTTCAGGGagatttaattattatttaattattaataattttgtAATTATACACAAATTGAACAATTGACATCTAAACATGGCAGCTGGGAGCCATGAGCTTGGGTATCTACTACCAACAAGGGATCTGGCTTTTTACCAAATAACTAACCAAATGCCTTTTGTTAAATATTACATCCTATAAAAACAGTGGTAATACCCTGTGTTACCCACTGAATCTTCAATCACagagtgtttgcatgtgtatgtttgtttgtttatttacaactCAATGTTAAGTATTggaattgtaaaaaaaaaaaaaaaaagattgccTAGAATAATATCACATTCTTTCACACATTAATTCAGCTggctttgtcatttttatattcaacacgtgtgtgtgtgtgtgtgtgtgtgtgtgtgtgtgtgtggctgtcatGTGTTTGAGTTATAGGACACATTAAATGGCTCTCTGCACACTGACAGAAGCATGTGCTTTATCTGCAATAGGTCagctgaattgaattgaactccACTCTGCCATGGAGGAGGTACATTTTGAAACCAGGAAAATCAACAAGCCGCAGCAGGAGTGGCTCGCAGGCTCTGAGACACAGTTCAGAAGCTAAATGTTAACCCAGATGAACGGGTTAAAACAGCCGTTGTGGGTAAGAGTACTGTGCATTGATGGACcctgttgtcatgacaacacaGAGTACATCCAATTAATAATGAGTACTTCAGATGTACTTATGTAACCATCACCAGTTATCACCATTATTTGGAGAGCAGAGTGTGAGTCCGGTTAGCTGCTGTGTGAGACAGCTGATGTCTGATACTGTATTTACTCAAATGTTTGACTACAGAATGTATGACTGAAACGTTCCCTGCCAAAAGTGAATGAGACAGACCACAGTGTCCACTTTCCAATACATCTACTCACCGGACAATAGAGTGTGTTTGTTCCAGTCAGCTCCCACTTATGACTGTGTTTATTAGCTGTAACCTTCATTTCCCCTTTAGACACTCTTCTGGGTTGGTGctgtaaacacaggaaaaaaacagaacttcgttttttgtctttcctgtaAATAATCGAGTGTGTTTTACTTTCAGTTTTGTGATTATTCTTTTCCATTAGTTtatattctgtctttttgtaTTGCTAATGTATTGCTAATTATGTCAGCATATGtgaacaccaccaccactacaaATCATTTCCCTAGAATCTTATATTAAGTAAACACCTTCCTCTTGACACACTAGCAAAAGGTGGAGCTCTAAGAATTAATCCAGGAAGTTCAGACtggctgttttattttcaggagCACTGTGCAGTGTGATTTCCAAATGAAATCTTTGTTACATACATAAATGTGTATAATGgtgaacattttaaatctgGTATGTGTTAATCTGATTGAATGGTGCCTGTAACAATCAGTTTCTCTTTCGATTTTATTCTGTGTTGGACAGCCACATTATGGTCTGGCAACAGCAGCTTCAAAGTTACAGTTGGAGTAGATTCAGTTACCGCACCAGTCAAACAGGTTTTTATTTAGCAGCAGCTGGGAATCCAAGCAGTTCTTAGAAAACACAAGATTTGCCAGCAGAAAACAATCTCCATGCACAAGAAAGCCCAACAAGCACAGGCATGCGTATCTCTCACACATTTTTTACTTGATTGCATGATGACATC
The Enoplosus armatus isolate fEnoArm2 chromosome 13, fEnoArm2.hap1, whole genome shotgun sequence genome window above contains:
- the cldn7b gene encoding claudin-7-B; amino-acid sequence: MANSGLQILGFALALLGVIGLIIGTILPQWKMSAYVGDNIITAVAMYEGLWMSCAFQSTGQIQCKVYDSILQLNSALQATRALMIVSIIVTLAGLGVACMGMKCTNCGGDDKTRKSRIAMTGGIIILIGSLCAIVACSWYAHDIIQAFYNPFTPVNTKYEFGSAIFIAWAGAFLAVVGGAMLAASCPREKSTPKYPISRPPSSKEYV